AAATTTCGCGTGCCATACTAACTCTAATCGACAGGTCACTACCACACAACGACAGCACGCGAGATTTCTCCCGTGGTCGAAAGGACGGCCTAATTGAAGTCATCTTAAAACAAAAACGCCCATCCTCAAAGAGGACGGGCGTTCAACACAAGAGAGTAATTTATTCTTACTGGAAGTACTCCTTCACTTTTTCAAAGAAGCCCTTCTCGTTTTTGCCAGGGTTCGGTGTGAAATTCTGGGCATTGCGCAGTTTTTCGAGCAACTCGCGCTCTTCCCCACTCACGTTCTTTGGCGTCCAGACATTGATGTGGATGAGTTGGTCGCCGCGGCCGTAGCCGTTGATGTCCTTAATACCCTTACCACGCAAACGCAAAATCTTGCCGGGCTGGGTACCAGGCTCTACTTTGATCTTTACTTTTCCTTCGATGGTCGGCACTTCGACGCTAGCACCTAGGGCCGCATCTACGAAGGAAATATATTGATCGAACATGATGTTGTTGCCGTCGCGCTTCAAGAACTCGTGCGGCTCCTCCTCGATCTGGATGAGCAGGTCGCCGGGCACGCCGCCGCGCTCGGGGTAGTTGCCTTTGCCACCCATCGAAAGGGTCATCTCGTCTACCACACCGGCTGGAATGTTGATCGGGATGATTTCCTCCTGGAGTTGGCGGCCTTCACCGTGGCACACATCGCACTTCTGACTCACGATTTTGCCTTCGCCGTTACAGGTCGGGCAAGTCGACGAGCTAACCATCTGGCCAAGCATGGTATTTACCACACGCTTCACTTGGCCTTGACCATGGCATGTACCGCACTCTTTTACTTCCGTGCCGTTTTTGGCGCCAGTGCCCGAGCAAGTGTTACACGCTACATAGCGCTTCACCTTGATCTTCTTCTCAACACCGTTGGCAATTTCCTCTAGATCAAGTTTGAGCTTGATGCGCAGGTTGGAGCCTTTCTTCACGCGTCGACCACCAGCCGAACGGCCTTGGCCACCGAAGAAACCCTCGAAGCCACCACCGCCGAAGATGTCGCCGAATTGTGAGAAAATATCCTCCATATTCGGACCGCCACCACTAGCGCCACCCATACCCTGGTGACCAAATCGGTCGTAGCGGGCACGCTTGTCGTTGTCCGACAGTACTTCATACGCTTCGGCCGCTTCCTTGAACTTCTCTTCGGCCGTTGGGTCATCAGGGTTTTTATCGGGGTGATACTTGATGGCTACTTTGCGGTAGGCCTTCTTAATCTCATCCCCGGCCGCGGTTTTCGCCACGCCCAGCACCTCATAGTAATCTCGCTTCGTTGCCATTGTTCTCCTCAGTACAGAGTATTTTGTATTGAGTATTGAGTGCTGTTGACTGATTTTGTAGCAAAAGCTAGAAGGCATCGCCTACCCTAGCTCACTACTCAATACCAACTACTCAATACTAGCTCCCTAGCACCACTTTCGCGTGGCGAATGACCTTATCACCTAGGTAATAGCCTTTTTCCACCTCATCAACTACCTTGCCTTTCAGCTCGTCTGAGGGAGCCGGAATCTGGGTAATTGCCTCGTGCAGATCAGGATCGAAAGCTCCGCCCTTCGTCTCCATCGGGGTGAGGCCCTTTTGCTGGAGCGTTTTGAGCAGCTTGTTGTAGATTATATCTACGCTCTCACGCACGACATTCACGTCTTCGGAAGACTGTGTGTGGGTGCGGGCGCGTTCAAAGTCATCAATTATTGGCAGCATCACCTGCATCAACTCTTGGTTTGCCGTTTTGAACAAATCCTGACGTTCCTTGGCAGTGCGGCGCTTGTAGTTATCAAACTCAGCCGCCAAACGCAAGTACTTGTCTTTCAGTTCAGCTAGCTCGGCGTCCGTTTTAGTGGCTTCTGCTTGAGGAGCGCCGCCATCAGCGGCTTCGGTATCGGTCATTTCGCCAGCTACGTGGTCGGTATCGGCAGTCAGGTTGTCGTCCTGGGGTACGTTGTTCTCGTCAGCCATTTTATCAAAAAATCGTCGAAACGGGTTTTTCACTGAATTTAAGCCAGTTGGCAGGGGTGTGAGGGCAAGGAGTTTGCCAAAGGCTAGGTTGCTGCCATTGTGGCACGGAAACTTGCAACCTAGGTACTTAGTTCAAACTATGAGAGCGGAAGGTGGCATCTTTCTACTAAGTGCCTAGTGACGATACAACTAACCAGTAGAATGACAATCCTCCTTACCCGCGACCCAGTAGCATCAAGCGATGACTTACTTGAACACCGCTTTATCGTACCCAGCAACATCACGCTAGCTGACATTCTACAAATCGTACTTGCTCAACGTTATCTAGCTACTATTGCGGGTGGCAAGGCTACTTGGGTGGCTCACTTACAAGAGAAGCCAATAGCGGTGCTAGCGCAACAATGGCAACAACCAGTGTTATTGTCGGATCAGCTTCCGCTTTTGGATAATACAGACCTAATACGGCTGCATTTACGCTACTATAACCAGCAGGACCCGGAGGAAGTACTTTCTCGTTTGCGGTCAAGCCGAGGATAGCAGTTACTCGTGCAGTGCCTTCCAGATCATATCTTTCAGCGGCTGAATATTCTTGTTGGTCAAGCTCGAAATAAAGACGCTAGGCACATCCTGCGGCAGCGTTTCTCGCATCTCGGCTTCTAGCTCGTCGTCAATCAAGTCGGACTTTGTGATGGCTAGCAATCGGCGCTTTTCTAGCAACTCCGGATTGAATTGCTCCAGCTCGCTGATCAGCACTTGGTACTCAGCGGCAATGTCGTCGCTGTCGGCGGCAATCATAAACAACAAGATGGAGTTACGCTCGATGTGCTTGAGGAAGCGTGTACCTAGGCCACGACCTTCGGCTGCGCCCTCGATGATACCCGGAATGTCGGCCATCACGAATGACTTATAGTCGCGATAGGCTACGACCCCTAGGTTTGGCACTAGCGTGGTGAAGGCGTAATCCGCAATCTTCGGTTTGGCGGCTGATACCACGGAGAGCAGCGTGCTTTTGCCCGCATTCGGGAAGCCGACCAAACCTACGTCAGCTAGCAGCTTTAGCTCCAGCACTACCCACTCTTCAATGCCAGGCTCACCGGGCTGAGCGTATTGTGGGGCTTGGTTTGTAGCGCTTTTGAAGTGGTCGTTGCCGAGGCCACCGCGGCCGCCGGGGGTCAAAATTATGCGCTGGCCGTGCTCGGTGATTTCTACCTTCTTCTCGCCGGCTTCGGCGTCGCGAGCGATGGTACCTAGCGGGACGTGCAGAATCACGTCTTCCCCCTGGGCGCCCGTGCGCAAGTTTTCGCCGCCACCCTGCCCGTGGCCAGCAATAATGTGCTTCTGGTATTGCAGGTGCAGCAACGTC
This Hymenobacter sp. GOD-10R DNA region includes the following protein-coding sequences:
- the dnaJ gene encoding molecular chaperone DnaJ produces the protein MATKRDYYEVLGVAKTAAGDEIKKAYRKVAIKYHPDKNPDDPTAEEKFKEAAEAYEVLSDNDKRARYDRFGHQGMGGASGGGPNMEDIFSQFGDIFGGGGFEGFFGGQGRSAGGRRVKKGSNLRIKLKLDLEEIANGVEKKIKVKRYVACNTCSGTGAKNGTEVKECGTCHGQGQVKRVVNTMLGQMVSSSTCPTCNGEGKIVSQKCDVCHGEGRQLQEEIIPINIPAGVVDEMTLSMGGKGNYPERGGVPGDLLIQIEEEPHEFLKRDGNNIMFDQYISFVDAALGASVEVPTIEGKVKIKVEPGTQPGKILRLRGKGIKDINGYGRGDQLIHINVWTPKNVSGEERELLEKLRNAQNFTPNPGKNEKGFFEKVKEYFQ
- the obgE gene encoding GTPase ObgE, with the protein product MASNNFIDYVKICCRSGRGGAGSHHFFRAKGLPNGGPDGGDGGRGGHIILEGDSQLWTLLHLQYQKHIIAGHGQGGGENLRTGAQGEDVILHVPLGTIARDAEAGEKKVEITEHGQRIILTPGGRGGLGNDHFKSATNQAPQYAQPGEPGIEEWVVLELKLLADVGLVGFPNAGKSTLLSVVSAAKPKIADYAFTTLVPNLGVVAYRDYKSFVMADIPGIIEGAAEGRGLGTRFLKHIERNSILLFMIAADSDDIAAEYQVLISELEQFNPELLEKRRLLAITKSDLIDDELEAEMRETLPQDVPSVFISSLTNKNIQPLKDMIWKALHE
- a CDS encoding nucleotide exchange factor GrpE is translated as MADENNVPQDDNLTADTDHVAGEMTDTEAADGGAPQAEATKTDAELAELKDKYLRLAAEFDNYKRRTAKERQDLFKTANQELMQVMLPIIDDFERARTHTQSSEDVNVVRESVDIIYNKLLKTLQQKGLTPMETKGGAFDPDLHEAITQIPAPSDELKGKVVDEVEKGYYLGDKVIRHAKVVLGS